AGAAGCTCAGCGCTACTGCCAACAGGAGTTCACTGACCTCGCCACCATAGACAAcatgagggagatggagatgttTAACAGCATAATGAATGAAGCAGATGCTATAAAGCCTTGGATTGGGCTGAAGCAGGGAAGCAGTCCCAAGTGGCTGTGGTCTCTGGCTGACAGGAATTTCTACAGAGAGGATGAGGCAGAGTTCAGGAACTGGGACTCAGGCCAGTCACAAGGAGCTAATGAGAACTTAGCTCAGCAACAGAACTGCATTGTGATGGGAAAAGGAAATGAGAAATGGCACAATAGGCAGTGTGGTGCCACCAAGCCCTTCATCTGCTATGATGGTGAGAAGCcttcttactcactcactcttgaaTACAGCGGCCCTTACCTTAGCCCTTACCTTAGACTGTGCAGGTCTATCAGTCAGTTTTGTGTGACCTCATGTGCACTCATGCATTAGTTGAGACTGTAAAGCTGTGTTGTTTCTCAGTTAACCATGACACGTGCATTACCACAGGGGGAAACTCCACACATCCCTATGTGGTGGTTACTAATACTAATAAGAAATGGGCAGATGCTCAGAGATACTGCAGAGAGAACCACACAAACCTGGCCAGTGTGAGGAATGAGACTGAGAATGAGAAGATAAAAAAGGTCCTAGGGGATACCCAAGAAGCCTGGATTGGCCTGTTCAGAGATGCCTGGGAGTGGTCAGATGGCAGCAAGTCCTCATTCCGCCACTGGGGAATTGGAGAACCCAATTATGGCGACAGTTTGAAAGGGTTCTGTGTTCAAATGGTCAGTGGTCAGTGGAACGATGCAGGCTGTCAGCATGATTTAAACTTTATTTGCTATGAGGGTAAGTCACCAGGGCACTCTTTTCTTCTACTTGATGGGAACAATCAGATGTGATGGTGACCTAAAGACCTATCTGCTATCTCAGAGCCTAGTGGACTTACTATATCTTAGTGGTGTTACTATCTTGTATCTACTAGCTACTATTTTGTTTTGTGGATAATTTCTTTAACTAGTTATAGAAATAAAGATGGTTGAGTGGGCCTAGCGGACTTACTGTCTGCTATCTCAGGGGCTGGTGGACTTAGTCTTGGTGGTGTTCCTATCTCTTGGTGGTGTAACTACATTTAGTTTTTATGTTCCCTAATGACTGTTACTATCTCTCAATGGTGTTACTATCTCTCAATGGTGTTACTATGTCTCAATGGTGAGACTATCTGTTAATGGTGTTACTATCTCTTTATGaattgtctctctctgcacattATGCTACTGCAGATAAAATGAGGATCTTAGGAGGACTCCAGAACTGGACATGGGAATCTGTATCTTTCTTCTTTATCTTTTCTCTCCAGACAAACTGGTTCTGGTTCGTGAGAATAAGACCTGGAAAGAGGCGCTGCAGTACTGCAGAGAGCACCATGTGGACCTGGTGTCTGTGACCTCCGAGCGGATCCAGCGATGGGTGAGGGGGCGGGCTAAAGGAGCCTCCAGTACGCACGTGTGGCTGGGCCTGCGCCGCTCCTGCAACATGGGCTTCTGGTTTTGGGTCAACGGAGAGACGGTCTGCTACGGCAACTGGGCCCCAGGGGGAAAGACAGAGCCGGACTGTCAGAGTGCCAGAGTGGGGGCAGTGAAGTCtggaagagatgggaagggagaGTGGGTCATGCTTCCAGAGACCGAGGAACACTACTTTATCTGCACCACTGAAGGTGAGTCCACTTCATCTCActatggacatgtgtgtgtgtgtgtgtgtgtgtgtgtgtgtctgcttcatctcactatggacatgagtgtgtgtgtgtgtgtgtgtgtgtgtgtgtgtgtgtgtgtgtgtgtgtgtgtgtgtctgcttcatctcactatggacatgagtgtgtgtgtggtgtgtgtctacttcatctcactatggacatgtgtgtgtgtgtgtgtctgcttcatctcactatggacatgagtgtgtgtgtggtgtgtgtctacttcatctcactatggacatgtgtgtgtgtgtgtgtctgcttcatctcactatggacatgagtgtgtgtgtgtttgtgtgtgtgtgtctgcttcatctcactatggacatgtgtgtatgtgtgtttatgtgtgcgtgtctgcttCATATCaccatggagtgtgtgtgtgtgtgtgtgactgctttatctcactatggacatgaatgtgtgtgtgtgtgtctgcttcatatcaccatggacatgtgtgtgtgtgtgtgtgtgactgctttaTCTCATTAtggacatgaatgtgtgtgtgtgtgtctgcttcatatCACcatggacatgagtgtgtgtgtgtgtgtgactgctttatctcactatggacatgaatgtgtgtgtgtgtgtctgctttacctcactatggacatgagtgtgtgtgtgtgtgtgtctgcttcatcccactatggacgtgtgtgtgtgtgtgtgtgtgtgtgtgtgtgtgtgtgtgtgtgtgtgtgtgtgtgtgtgtgtgtgtgtgtgtgtgtgtgtgtgtgtgtgtgtgtgtgtgtgtgtgtgtgtgtgtgtgtgtgtgtgcgtgcgtgtgtgttttaaccctatcatcttgtgtgtgttcatgtcctcTTACAGATCAGTAGGACTGGATCTTCCTCTGACCAGAGCCTCCAAACTCTTcactatggatgtgtgtgtgtgtgtgataaacccTTGTCTTTCTATTTGTCACAATGTATATTTACTCACCTTAAATGTATAGAGATTAAATGTGACTCAATAGCAGTTACATATCCTGCAGTAAACTATATcaccttttttgtatttttgtctaCAAATGCATCCTGTGTTTTGGGGATTTTAAGCAaagtcatgattgactacgtaaTTTTCAAAAGAGATTGTGAATTTCTTCTTCTTAATGTAACTGTGTGTAGGGTAGTCTTACCCCTGTTCTGTCATTCTTAACtgaattacacttttttttctcaatctGAATGACACCTGCACACAGCCTTTGATCTATAATCACAAACCTAAGTCAAATGTACCTATTTTATACACATATTAATTCAATAAAGATCATTCTGATCACCATGATTGTGGTCTGTGAActtattggacacacacaccaactgttgGATACCTCACCTTATCTTACCTGATAAAAGGATCACGGATGTCCTTGGTATAAATCTTGTGCATTAGTTAACATATACCATAAAAGTATCTTCAACAAGTATTAATTAGAATGAAATACTGCAGTTAAGGTGTTGTTCTGTTGCTCAAAGTTAGTGCTGAATTCAATTACTTTTCCTACTCCCATGACGCGTGTGATCCTTTCTTACCACGAGTAAACCTGGTCATGAAAAGAGATGCTCTGATGTTTCCTTATGCAGaaatacatttagcatttatcTGTAGTTTACCCAGTGCATggtgtctgtgttgtctaatGTGGCAAGAGTGCAGATATGCTGCGTTGAGAATGTATTTTGTGACTTTACAGCTGCTGAAGTGTAAGTTTGACCGATGACATGCTTCCACTGTCCGGTATGGAGACGCTTCAGTAACGATGAGTGGGATTGCGTGTGTGCCGCTTCCATGGTTTGTCCTCTGGATCTACCATGCAAGAGTCAGACTCATCATGTTTTAAAACTCTAACTTCACAGCCGGTTCAATATATTTCAGGGCTAGTTTTGCTTTCTGTTATCTTGATTTTGACAGAGGCCTACAGCTTCATACAGAAATATAGTGCATGGTTTCAATACGTCACGCTCACACCCACACGTCACCACTGTCTGTGAGTTATCATCCTTATCAAGTTATCAAAATACGGAACAATGTCATGTGacaaaataacagtaaatcAGATGATAAATGTGTTTTCTCTACTGCGTTGATTTATCTGCCCAGTAGATTTCACTGCACAACCATCAAAACCCCTCTAATGGCCGAAACCAACGTAACGTACAGGGGGAAATGTTAATAATTTGAACTATGGCATAGGTGTCAGCCGTATGGCCGCCTCCTTACATTTatgaatgcccaggacacagaagtaccaacagtatttacttataaaaaatagttttatttgtataaaagGTTGAAGATAATCTATatctttaaaagcagtctttccttccttccttccttccgtccgtccgtccttccgtccgtctgtccgtccgtccgtctgtccgtccgtcaCGGTTTCGCTTTCCCCGCCGGGCACCCAGTAATCCAACAGCTTCCTCTTTATATACCCCACCTCTTTGCCCCTCGCTCCCGTCGATAGGTAGGTTAATAATGGTCCAGGTATGTGTCCAGGTTAAAGCAATGAAGCAATCAGCTAGCCCTCATAGGAAGTCTGTACAGGGAATAGTCTATGCAATGCAATTTCACACTGTGCACATAATGATGAGATCACAGCAATACAAACAGTGAATATCACAgcaatcaatacattttatgaGCACAGCAATCAAAAAGTCACATCACACAATATTTGCATACAACTAAACCTATCCTGTCCTAATAGGCTGACATAGGCTACTTTGCAATGACTTGTG
The sequence above is drawn from the Clupea harengus chromosome 16, Ch_v2.0.2, whole genome shotgun sequence genome and encodes:
- the LOC105908824 gene encoding macrophage mannose receptor 1-like, whose protein sequence is SLSSCVPRQFHVVKVNKNWTEAQRYCQQEFTDLATIDNMREMEMFNSIMNEADAIKPWIGLKQGSSPKWLWSLADRNFYREDEAEFRNWDSGQSQGANENLAQQQNCIVMGKGNEKWHNRQCGATKPFICYDVNHDTCITTGGNSTHPYVVVTNTNKKWADAQRYCRENHTNLASVRNETENEKIKKVLGDTQEAWIGLFRDAWEWSDGSKSSFRHWGIGEPNYGDSLKGFCVQMVSGQWNDAGCQHDLNFICYEDKLVLVRENKTWKEALQYCREHHVDLVSVTSERIQRWVRGRAKGASSTHVWLGLRRSCNMGFWFWVNGETVCYGNWAPGGKTEPDCQSARVGAVKSGRDGKGEWVMLPETEEHYFICTTEDQ